The Anolis carolinensis isolate JA03-04 chromosome 2, rAnoCar3.1.pri, whole genome shotgun sequence genome has a window encoding:
- the p4hb gene encoding protein disulfide-isomerase isoform X1 — translation MKTAPLLGLLLLGLACSAADFEEDEGVLVLKTANFEQALEQFPNILVEFYAPWCGHCKALAPEYVKAAAKLKSENSEIRLAKVDATEESELAQQFGVRGYPTIKFFKNGDKSSPKEYTAGREADDILNWLKKRTGPAATTLKDVAGAEELVEANEVAVIGFFKDAESNAAKQFLLAAESIDDIPFGISSSSDVFAKYQLSKDGVALFKKFDEGRNNFDGEITKENLLNFIKSNQLPLVIEFTEQTAPKIFGGEIKTHILLFLPKSDTDYQQKLDNFKKAAESFKGKILFIFIDSDHTDNQRILEFFGLKKEECPAIRLITLEEEMTKYKPESDELTPENIRDFCNKFLEGKVKPHLMSQEISDDWDKQPVRVLVGKNFEDVAFDETKNVFVEFYAPWCGHCKQLAPIWDKLGETYKDHENIIIAKMDSTANEVEAVKVHSFPTLKFFPAGPGRTVVDYNGERTLEGFKKFLESGGKDGGVDEDQDLEDLEDMEEPDAEGEEEEDATLKKDEL, via the exons ATGAAGACCGCTCCGCTCCTGGGCCTCCTCTTGCTGGGCCTGGCCTGCTCCGCCGCCGACTTCGAGGAGGACGAGGGCGTCCTGGTGCTGAAGACGGCCAACTTCGAGCAGGCGCTGGAGCAGTTCCCCAACATCCTGGTGGAGTTCT ATGCACCATGGTGTGGCCACTGTAAAGCTCTGGCACCGGAGTATGTAAAGGCAGCAGCTAAACTGAAATCTGAGAACTCTGAAATCAGGCTGGCTAAGGTGGATGCCACAGAAGAGTCAGAACTTGCCCAGCAGTTTGGTGTGCGAGGATATCCCACTATTAAGTTTTTTAAGAACGGAGATAAATCTTCCCCGAAAGAATACACAG CTGGCAGGGAAGCGGATGACATTCTGAACTGGTTGAAGAAGCGCACAGGGCCAGCAGCCACTACACTGAAGGATGTTGCAGGAGCTGAAGAACTTGTGGAAGCCAATGAAGTTGCTGTGATTGGGTTCTTTAAg GATGCAGAGTCTAATGCTGCCAAACAATTCTTGTTGGCAGCAGAGTCCATCGATGACATTCCTTTTGGGATTTCCTCCAGCAGCGATGTCTTTGCCAAATACCAGCTCAGCAAAGATGGGGTTGCTCTTTTTAAGAAG tttgatgaAGGCCGTAACAACTTTGATGGGGAGATAACAAAGGAGAACCTGTTGAACTTCATCAAATCAAACCAGTTGCCCTTGGTGATTGAATTTACTGAACAG aCTGCACCCAAAATCTTTGGAGGAGAGATCAAAACTCACATCCTTCTGTTCCTACCCAAGAGTGATACAGACTACCAACAAAaactggataacttcaaaaaagctGCAGAGAGCTTCAAAGGGAAG ATTTTGTTTATCTTTATAGACAGTGACCACACTGATAACCAGAGGATCTTGGAGTTCTTTGGCCTGAAGAAAGAGGAGTGCCCTGCCATACGCCTCATTACTCTTGAGGAAGAAATGACTAAGTATAAACCTGAGTCGGATGAACTGACTCCAGAAAACATCAGGGATTTCTGCAACAAGTTCCTGGAGGGCAAAGTTAAG ccccatctgatgagccAAGAGATTTCTGATGACTGGGATAAACAACCTGTCAGAGTTCTGGTTGGGAAGAACTTTGAGGATGTGGCTTTTGATGAGACTAAGAATGTCTTTGTCGAATTCT ATGCTCCCTGGTGTGGCCACTGCAAACAATTGGCTCCCATTTGGGATAAACTCGGGGAGACTTACAAGGACCATGAAAACATTATCATAGCCAAGATGGATTCTACAGCCAATGAGGTTGAGGCAGTAAAGGTCCACAGCTTCCCTACTCTCAAGTTTTTCCCTGCTGGTCCTGGCAGAACG GTTGTAGACTACAATGGTGAGAGGACACTGGAGGGCTTCAAGAAATTCCTGGAAAGTGGTGGAAAAGATGGTGGCGTAGACGAAGAT CAGGATCTGGAAGATCTAGAGGATATGGAAGAGCCAGATGctgaaggggaggaagaggaggatgctACACTTAAAAAAGATGAACTGTAA
- the p4hb gene encoding protein disulfide-isomerase isoform X2 — translation MKTAPLLGLLLLGLACSAADFEEDEGVLVLKTANFEQALEQFPNILVEFYAPWCGHCKALAPEYVKAAAKLKSENSEIRLAKVDATEESELAQQFGVRGYPTIKFFKNGDKSSPKEYTAGREADDILNWLKKRTGPAATTLKDVAGAEELVEANEVAVIGFFKDAESNAAKQFLLAAESIDDIPFGISSSSDVFAKYQLSKDGVALFKKFDEGRNNFDGEITKENLLNFIKSNQLPLVIEFTEQTAPKIFGGEIKTHILLFLPKSDTDYQQKLDNFKKAAESFKGKILFIFIDSDHTDNQRILEFFGLKKEECPAIRLITLEEEMTKYKPESDELTPENIRDFCNKFLEGKVKPHLMSQEISDDWDKQPVRVLVGKNFEDVAFDETKNVFVEFYAPWCGHCKQLAPIWDKLGETYKDHENIIIAKMDSTANEVEAVKVHSFPTLKFFPAGPGRTVVDYNGERTLEGFKKFLESGGKDGGVDEDDLEDLEDMEEPDAEGEEEEDATLKKDEL, via the exons ATGAAGACCGCTCCGCTCCTGGGCCTCCTCTTGCTGGGCCTGGCCTGCTCCGCCGCCGACTTCGAGGAGGACGAGGGCGTCCTGGTGCTGAAGACGGCCAACTTCGAGCAGGCGCTGGAGCAGTTCCCCAACATCCTGGTGGAGTTCT ATGCACCATGGTGTGGCCACTGTAAAGCTCTGGCACCGGAGTATGTAAAGGCAGCAGCTAAACTGAAATCTGAGAACTCTGAAATCAGGCTGGCTAAGGTGGATGCCACAGAAGAGTCAGAACTTGCCCAGCAGTTTGGTGTGCGAGGATATCCCACTATTAAGTTTTTTAAGAACGGAGATAAATCTTCCCCGAAAGAATACACAG CTGGCAGGGAAGCGGATGACATTCTGAACTGGTTGAAGAAGCGCACAGGGCCAGCAGCCACTACACTGAAGGATGTTGCAGGAGCTGAAGAACTTGTGGAAGCCAATGAAGTTGCTGTGATTGGGTTCTTTAAg GATGCAGAGTCTAATGCTGCCAAACAATTCTTGTTGGCAGCAGAGTCCATCGATGACATTCCTTTTGGGATTTCCTCCAGCAGCGATGTCTTTGCCAAATACCAGCTCAGCAAAGATGGGGTTGCTCTTTTTAAGAAG tttgatgaAGGCCGTAACAACTTTGATGGGGAGATAACAAAGGAGAACCTGTTGAACTTCATCAAATCAAACCAGTTGCCCTTGGTGATTGAATTTACTGAACAG aCTGCACCCAAAATCTTTGGAGGAGAGATCAAAACTCACATCCTTCTGTTCCTACCCAAGAGTGATACAGACTACCAACAAAaactggataacttcaaaaaagctGCAGAGAGCTTCAAAGGGAAG ATTTTGTTTATCTTTATAGACAGTGACCACACTGATAACCAGAGGATCTTGGAGTTCTTTGGCCTGAAGAAAGAGGAGTGCCCTGCCATACGCCTCATTACTCTTGAGGAAGAAATGACTAAGTATAAACCTGAGTCGGATGAACTGACTCCAGAAAACATCAGGGATTTCTGCAACAAGTTCCTGGAGGGCAAAGTTAAG ccccatctgatgagccAAGAGATTTCTGATGACTGGGATAAACAACCTGTCAGAGTTCTGGTTGGGAAGAACTTTGAGGATGTGGCTTTTGATGAGACTAAGAATGTCTTTGTCGAATTCT ATGCTCCCTGGTGTGGCCACTGCAAACAATTGGCTCCCATTTGGGATAAACTCGGGGAGACTTACAAGGACCATGAAAACATTATCATAGCCAAGATGGATTCTACAGCCAATGAGGTTGAGGCAGTAAAGGTCCACAGCTTCCCTACTCTCAAGTTTTTCCCTGCTGGTCCTGGCAGAACG GTTGTAGACTACAATGGTGAGAGGACACTGGAGGGCTTCAAGAAATTCCTGGAAAGTGGTGGAAAAGATGGTGGCGTAGACGAAGAT GATCTGGAAGATCTAGAGGATATGGAAGAGCCAGATGctgaaggggaggaagaggaggatgctACACTTAAAAAAGATGAACTGTAA